GGCCATCCCCGTGGCCTGGGGCGTCTACGTTCACCAGACCGATGAGATTCATCGCGGCGCCAGGTGGGCCATCACCGCCTCCCGCTTTGATGACCGCATGGTCAGCGCCTATGACCGCAAGGCCTTCGACTGGCTGGCCAAACAACCCCACGCCTTTGACGGCATGATCATGGGCGAGCCCGCCGACGGGCACGGCTGGATGTACGCCTACAACGGGCTGCCGTCCGTCATGCGCCACTACGACTGGCCCAGCGATGACCGCGAGTCAGATACCCGACTGCTCTACTGGTGGGGCAACGCCCTCGGTGCCGGCAACCCGGGCGCCCCCAACGAACGCAACCACGTTGACGAGGCCGCCGAGCGCATGCACGTCAAGTACTACTACCTGTCGCCCGGAAACTTCTGGCCCGCGCAGGAATACAACGCCAGGATTAACGACGGCCTGTGGGTCACCCCCGGCGTCACCGCCGTCTACGCAGACCACAACGTCACCATCTTCGCCGTCAACGACGCCTTCACCGACGCCGAACTGACCGCCATGCGCGAAAGCGGAGACTCACCCGACCCCCTCGATGAGCGCAACCCGGTGCGCACCAAGGCACAGGCCGGCGTAGCCACCGGCGCCGACGACGCAGACGAGCCGTACTATCATCGGCCCACCGAGCCCAACAACTACAAGGGCGAACACGAGCTGGGCCCCGAGGACGATCCGGAGAAGGCGCGATCGCCGTTCAAGGACGCCGACGGCGACGGCTACGACGACTTCACTGGGCAGAAGATCCCCACGCTGTAGCGCGTGGGGATGTGGGGGCGCACAGGGCGTGGGGGTGTGTCGGTGCGCGATGGGCCGGAGGGGGAGCACGCCCGTGGTGGGGATCCGGTTGCTCAGTGACGGGGTGGTGTGGCGGCTGCGGTGCTGGTGGGGCGCAGTGAGATAAATAACAAAACCCTAGCCAGCAGAGGTGCTATCTGCCTATTGTTGAGCACCAGGAAGCTGGAGCTTGCGCAGTTTCATGAGAGTGATACCGGAAAACAGAGCTACCCCCTGATTCAGGGATAGCGCCACATGAAGGGAGAAAACTCATGTCAACCAAGAAGCTGTCCATCGCAGCAGCGTGCGCCGTGGCGGCGAGCGCATTAGTAGGCCCGGCCGTAGCCCAGGGGGCAACCCAGGACGATGCCTGCACGGTGTATAGAGAGTCGAACTACGTGAAGGCGACGTGCACCAACGACACCGACTCGCCAAAAACCATCAACCTGTATGTCAACTGCCAACCCAATCCCATAACCAAGCCGCGGTCAACCAAGCCCATCGCTGCGCACCAGACCGAATCGCTGAGCACCGTCTGCGGCGGCTGGTCCACGGTGCAGGGGGCGTACGCCAACCTGAGCTAGAGATCTGCTTAAAACAGCGCTGACCGGCAGTCCTCCCTTGTGGGGTGGGCTGCCGGTTATCTTCTTTAGCGAGCTCACGGTCGCGGTGACCGGTGACATGCGGGTGCAGGGTTGCTGGACACCCCGGTCCCCTTCCGCTTGCGTGGGAGAACCGCTAGGATGATTCGGCGGAGGGAGAAAACACCACACTTTTCGGGGGGAAAATCATGGCCGCTTCTGGCTTTGTCGCGCCCACAACGCGGGCGCAGGTCACTGGGCACCGCTTCCTGGTGCGGCGGGTCCACCACGGGCTCGTTTTTGGCGATATTCGTATGATCCATGATCCGCTGGCCAGGCGGCGTCGCGCGCTGATCTTTGGGCTGGTGGCCACCGTGTTGCTCAGCCTCGGGGCGGGGCTGTTTGCCCTGGTGTCACCGCGTGCGCAGCCGCGCGATGCCACGATCCTGCGGGCTAGCAGCGGGCAGCTGTACGTGCGGGTGGATGACACGGTCCATGCGGTGAACAATCTGGCTTCTGCGCGGTTGATTGCCGGTGCGCCCGATAAGCCCGCGGCGGTGTCTGATGCGGCCCTGGCGGGCTTCCACCATGGGCCGACGGTGGGCATCGTGGATGCGCCGGGGTTTAGCGCCCCATCGCTTTCCGACGCCCACTGGGCACTGTGTTCCGGGCCTGGTGCGGATGCGCAGGCGCGCACCGTTGTGCGCTTCGGGCAGGCACCGGTGGCGCTGTCCGAGTCTCAAGGCATTCTGGCCCGCGCCCACGGCACGGACATGCTGATCACTGCATCTGGGCGGGCCATCATGCCCGCAGCGCACACACCCCAGGGCAGGGCGCTGCGCCGCCGGCTGGGCATCACGGATGCTACGCCCTTGTGGACGCCCCCTGCGGCAGTACTTAGCGCCATTGTTGAGCGCCCCGCGTTGTCCTGGCCCAGCCCGCTGCCGCAGGTCATTGACACGGAGGAGGAATCGTGGATAGCGCACGATAACGCGGTGCGCCCCATTACTCGATTGCAGCGTGACCTGCTGGCAGATCTGGGCGCGCCGGTGCGGGTGCGCACGCCTGAGGAGATGTCCGCACTGCCGGATCTGGGTGGGGACTACGTGGTGCAGCTGCCGGCTCAGGAGCTGGACTTCATTGACCCAGCCCAGAGTCCACCGTGCGCGATTGATGATGGCTCCACCGTCGGCGTGCTCGATGGCACGGATGGCCTGAGCAGTGGTGTGGAGCTTCCCGAGTCTGCGGACGGGGCCTTCCACGCAGACGCCTTCCACAGCCCCGCCGATGCGGCTGGCGCCCGGGCGGTTGACACCGGGGCGGGCATTCACGTCATTGGGGCAGACGGGGTGCGCCATGGGCTGCCTCATCCGGAGGATAGACAGGTGCTGGGCCTATCCGACCCGCAGCCTGCCCCCTGGCCGGTGATCTCCGTCCTGCCGCAGGGCACCCCGCTGGACCGGGAGCATGCGCTGCGCGTCCAGGTGGTGGGCAGCTAGGTCAGCTGGGGGCGCTGGCGGCGGGGTGCGCTCCCGTGGATGATGCCCGCCACGACTACGCCCAGGGCACTGGCCGCTGCCAACACCAGGCTGAGTGCGGTGGCGCGGCGCGCCGCCCGGGTATCTGCCGGGTGTGCTGGCGCGATGCTTCGCGCGGGCGCCGGTGACTCGCCGTAGGCGGGAACCCCGACGGTGCTGGTGGCGTGGGCGATGTTGATGCCTCCCCAGGGCGGCTGGGCGGCGGCACGCAGCACGGCACGAACATCGGCGGCAGAGTAATCGGGATGGCGTTGGATGATCAACGCCGCCGTACCGGCAATAACCGGCGCGGCAAAGCTGGTGCCGGCAAATGGAGTCGCCTGGTGTGGTCGCCCCGCCGGGCCGGAACCCAAACCGATGGCAAGGCCGTGGCCATCGGGGCTTAAGGCCACCGGGGCGAGTCCCGCGGCGGCAAGACTGGCGGCGCCAGGGGCGGCGGGCAGGGCGTAGTCGGCGCGATTGTGCGCATCGGACGTGGCCGTCACGGCGAGCACGGTGGGTGAATGTGCGGGATAGACCACGGAGGTGGCGTCGCAGTCCCCGGTCGTGTTTCCTGCCGCGGCAATGACCACCGTGCCCGCGGCCTCTGCCTTGCTCAACGCAGCGTCGAGGCCGCTGGTGTCGAGGCGGCCGGCAGTATCGGCGGGCACGCAGGCGACGACGGACATATTAATTACTCGGGCACCGGCGGTGACGGCGGCGTCGATAGCCGTGGCCAGGGAGGCGAGGGTACCGCGGTGTGCTTGGCTGGCATCGGAATCCGCCGAGTCCGTGTCTTCCTCCCCTTGGGTTCGGCGCGCGTGCGCGGAGGACTGGCGGATGGACAGCAGCGTGGCGTCGGGGGCGATTCCCACGGACAGAGGCTCGTCGCCGTGGCCGGGATTGGCGGCGATGATTCCGGCGACGATGGTGCCGTGGCCGTCGCAATCACGCAGCGCGTTCGCATCACTCGGGTCCACCAGATCCGGCCCGGCCTTCAGGCGGGGCAGTAGCCGATGGGCGCTGACCCCCGTATCAATGACCGCGACCGTGACCCCGGCGCCGGTGGCCAGCCGGTGGGCATCCCGCAGCTGATCGGGATCGACCTGTGGATGGGCGGGCTGCGCGCCGGGCTGCGGGGCAATCGGGTACAGCGGACTCGCGCATGCGGCGCCGGGGTCCGTCTCGGTTGGTTCGGCGCCGACGGGCAGGGGTGTTGAGGCGGCGAGCAGCACACCGGCCAACGGCATAACCCACCTGCGGGACCACAAAGGTGGAAGCGTAATCATCCCAGCCCCCGGATCAGCGCGAACAGGCCCATCAGGTGGGCGGCGAGGGGGAAGACGGCGGCAACCAGCAGCGATTCGGCCTTTTCTAGCCAGGCCACCGTGGTGGGTTGGGGGGAGCCGAGCCGCGAGATCCATAGCGGACTACTCAGCGCGGTCATTCCGGTGATACCAACGATGGCCGCCGCTATTGGGTGTGCGTGGACGCTGGTTCCCGCCACCGCTGCTCCCAGCATCCCCGCGACCGCAAGCGTGCCGTAGGACAGGCGGCACCCCGGGGTGATGTGGCGCAGGCCATGGAAGATCACGCCACCGGCTACCGCGATGCCCAGCACCAGCCCGAAGGCGGAATGAACGGTGTCTTGGCGAGCAGCTAACCCCATGAGCACCAACGCTGGGCCGGCACTGGCAGCGACTCCTGCGGTGATGCCGGTGTGTATTCGGCGGGCGCGCGCGGCACGCTGCGTGACGTGTGGGTCTGCGGTGTCACTGGCCGCAAGATCCTCCCCGGCGGTGGGCAGCACGGGTACTCGCAACCCGGACAGTGCCGTTGCCAGGCCGGGTGTGCTCAGCAACACACCCATCCCTGCCGCGCACACAGCTGCGCTGGCACCCAGCAGGGTTCGGGAAATGGCCCAGCCACCCAGGCCGCACCCGACCAGCGCCAGGGCGGTCATCCCCGCGCACACAGTGCTCACGCCCCAGCCCCGGATGCGCAGCCACGCGGGAATAAGCACGCCGAGGACACCCAGGAGGGTCGCGGTGGCGATCACGGCCGGAAGGCTGGCGTGGGCAAGCGCCCCGGAAGCCCCCGCCCTGACCCACAGGGCGCCGCTGGCTACCAGGCAGGATATGGCCGCACAGCACACCTCGGTGAGCTCGCGGCACCACACCACAATGGCCAATAGACTGCCGCCGAGTATTCCTGCGATGGCCCAGGCCGGCAGCCAGGGAACAGCCAGCGCGGCCAGGCCCACCGCGCCGAGCAGGCAGCATAGGGTGGCGGTGGTGCGTTCGGGAAGCACCAGGTCGCCGTGGGGCCACGGCGAGTGCCGGGAGTCCGTGGCGGCGAGAGCCTCGGCGGCATCGCGGATCACGGGGGCCGGACGCGACTCGGTTGGTTCGACGATGATGAGGCTGCCATCGCGCACGGGAGTGTGGGCGAGGGCGACGGCGGCGTCGATAAGCACTCCGGCGGGGGTGCGCGCCTGCCAGGGGCGTGCGGGACGGGGAGCCGCGCACAGGTCGGCGGCTTCTGGCAGGACGTCTGCGAGCGCG
Above is a genomic segment from Corynebacterium uberis containing:
- the eccB gene encoding type VII secretion protein EccB, which produces MAASGFVAPTTRAQVTGHRFLVRRVHHGLVFGDIRMIHDPLARRRRALIFGLVATVLLSLGAGLFALVSPRAQPRDATILRASSGQLYVRVDDTVHAVNNLASARLIAGAPDKPAAVSDAALAGFHHGPTVGIVDAPGFSAPSLSDAHWALCSGPGADAQARTVVRFGQAPVALSESQGILARAHGTDMLITASGRAIMPAAHTPQGRALRRRLGITDATPLWTPPAAVLSAIVERPALSWPSPLPQVIDTEEESWIAHDNAVRPITRLQRDLLADLGAPVRVRTPEEMSALPDLGGDYVVQLPAQELDFIDPAQSPPCAIDDGSTVGVLDGTDGLSSGVELPESADGAFHADAFHSPADAAGARAVDTGAGIHVIGADGVRHGLPHPEDRQVLGLSDPQPAPWPVISVLPQGTPLDREHALRVQVVGS
- a CDS encoding S8 family serine peptidase, whose protein sequence is MPLAGVLLAASTPLPVGAEPTETDPGAACASPLYPIAPQPGAQPAHPQVDPDQLRDAHRLATGAGVTVAVIDTGVSAHRLLPRLKAGPDLVDPSDANALRDCDGHGTIVAGIIAANPGHGDEPLSVGIAPDATLLSIRQSSAHARRTQGEEDTDSADSDASQAHRGTLASLATAIDAAVTAGARVINMSVVACVPADTAGRLDTSGLDAALSKAEAAGTVVIAAAGNTTGDCDATSVVYPAHSPTVLAVTATSDAHNRADYALPAAPGAASLAAAGLAPVALSPDGHGLAIGLGSGPAGRPHQATPFAGTSFAAPVIAGTAALIIQRHPDYSAADVRAVLRAAAQPPWGGINIAHATSTVGVPAYGESPAPARSIAPAHPADTRAARRATALSLVLAAASALGVVVAGIIHGSAPRRQRPQLT
- the eccD gene encoding type VII secretion integral membrane protein EccD, coding for MPTDHLRRVTMRFIVGGCQRESDLTIPASCALADVLPEAADLCAAPRPARPWQARTPAGVLIDAAVALAHTPVRDGSLIIVEPTESRPAPVIRDAAEALAATDSRHSPWPHGDLVLPERTTATLCCLLGAVGLAALAVPWLPAWAIAGILGGSLLAIVVWCRELTEVCCAAISCLVASGALWVRAGASGALAHASLPAVIATATLLGVLGVLIPAWLRIRGWGVSTVCAGMTALALVGCGLGGWAISRTLLGASAAVCAAGMGVLLSTPGLATALSGLRVPVLPTAGEDLAASDTADPHVTQRAARARRIHTGITAGVAASAGPALVLMGLAARQDTVHSAFGLVLGIAVAGGVIFHGLRHITPGCRLSYGTLAVAGMLGAAVAGTSVHAHPIAAAIVGITGMTALSSPLWISRLGSPQPTTVAWLEKAESLLVAAVFPLAAHLMGLFALIRGLG